The following nucleotide sequence is from Oscillospiraceae bacterium.
GCACCGTTGCCCGGATATCCTAAAGTCACACCAAGACAGTATTATGAAGGGGGCATCGCAAAATTCCATCCGGACAAGTTCGAGCCCGAGAAATTTTTGGGCGCGGCAGCAGAGGCAGGATTTAAATATGCCGTTCTGACTACCAAGCACCACGACGGATTCACACTGTTCCCAAGCAAATACGGTGAATTCGGCGCAGCGCACTCGCTTCACGGGCGCGATCTCGTGGGCGAATATGTCGACGCCTGCCGCAAGGTCGGCATGAAGATCGGCTTGTATTATTCGCCGCCGGATTGGTATTTTAACCGCGATAATATGAGCTTCAACTGCGGCAGAAATCCCGACGGCAGCCGGGTTTTGAAAAACTTTGACCTGCAAACGATCGATTGCTTGCCCGTGATGCCGCCCGAACACAAGAAGGCCTATATCGAGCTGATTCGCGGACAGACACTGGAACTGTTGACACGCTACGGTAAAATTGATATCATCTGGTTCGACGGGCGAGGTGTGGGAGAAGACGACCCCGATCCGATCACCATTGAGGAGATCCGCGCTTTACAGCCGCAGATTCTGATCAATCCGCGCATGCACGGCAAAGGCGACTTCTCTACCCCCGAGTGTTCAATTCCGAAGACCGCGCCGGAGGGCTGGTGGGAGGTCTGTCATCTCCTGAATGACCACGGCTGGGGTTATACGGTTCATCCGTACAAGAGCTTCGAATGGTGGCGTGAGACTTATGAGACCGTACATGCGATGGGCGGTAACTTCCTGACAAACGTCGGGCCGATGCCTTCGGGCGAGCTGCCGGATGTCTATTTTGAGCGCATGGCACAGATCAAAGCTTATCATTTCAAAGGTAAAAAATAACGGAGGAATATTAACAATGCACAAGGTAGGAATCATCGGATACGGCGGAATGGGCAGCGGCTGGCATCCGCAGCGGTTTGAGGAGACCGGAAGGGCAAAGGCCGTCGCCGCTTACGACATCAATCCGGTGAAGCTGGAGAAAGCCGAAAAAGACGGGCTGGTTGCCTGCAGAAGCGCCGAAGAACTGCTTGCAATGCCTGACATTGATATCATCGTCGTCGCTACCCCTAATAATTTTCATTGCAAGTACTCTCTCGCGGCGCTCGAAGCCGGAAAAAATGTGTTATGCGAAAAACCGGTGATGATGAACGCTGCGGAACTCGAAAAAGTGCTCGCAATGGCGAACAAGACAGGGAAAATCTTTTCAGCACACCAAAATCGCCGGTTCGACCGCGATTTTGTGACCGTGAAAACCGCTGTTGAAGGTGGTATGATCGGCAAACCGTTTTATATCGAGAGTCGGGTTCAGGGCTGCCGCGGCATCCCGGGCGACTGGCGCTGCGTGACCGCAGCCGGCGGCGGAATGATCTACGACTGGGGCATTCACCTGTTAGATCAGATTCTATGGATGGAAAAGCCCCCGGTCACCGAAGTCTACTGTCATCTGCTCAAGGTAAAATATGATGTCGACGACAATTTCAAGTTGCTGTTGAAGTTCAAAAACGGCCTTTCGGCGCTGATTGAGATCGATACATATTGCTTCTTACCGCTTCCGCGCTGGCATGTTCACGGCGACCACGGCACGATGGTCGTCGACGACTGGAACTGCGGCGGAAAAATCAAGAAATCAAAGACGCTGGAGATGGTCTGGGAAGAAGGTGTCGTATGGACCGAGGGCGGCCCCACCAAGACTATGGCACCGCGGCCCCGCGAGAGTGTCGAGGAGCTTGCGCTGCCGGACGTCAAGACCGATGTGGTCGATTTCTCCCGCAATTTCCTCGACGCAGTCGAGGGGAGGTGCCCGCAGCTCGTCCGGCATGACGAGATGCTGCGTGTGATGAAGGTCATCGACGCAGCGTTCAGGTCGGGCAACGAGGGCATCTGCATCAAGTTCTGACATGGTTGTGATGATAAAGCCCGCGTCCGGCGCCTGCGATATGAATTGCCGGTATTGCTTTTACCGCGATACGGCTGAGTTGCGGGACGTAAACGTGGGCTTTATGTCTTTACAAACACTTCAAACGGTTGTGCGTGAGGCCGTTCGGTATTCTCCTGTGCAGTGCGATTTAATCTTTCAGGGCGGCGAACCGACGCTGGTCGGGTTGGATTTTTATCGGGCGCTGATCGATATCGAGCGGGATTATCCCAAAACGATATTTCATCATTCCGTTCAGACCAACGGGCTGAACCTCGATGACGAATGGGCAGAGTTTTTCGCAAAACATGATTTTCTGGTCGGGCTGTCGCTGGACGGGGTGAAAAAGACTCATGATCTGTACCGCGTTCA
It contains:
- a CDS encoding alpha-L-fucosidase — encoded protein: MSSPKEAAAEHAIIGASAISKPFERNTHPDAQWFPAAGLGLFLHWGIASVFGNTDLSWGMMQDFVWDAPLPGYPKVTPRQYYEGGIAKFHPDKFEPEKFLGAAAEAGFKYAVLTTKHHDGFTLFPSKYGEFGAAHSLHGRDLVGEYVDACRKVGMKIGLYYSPPDWYFNRDNMSFNCGRNPDGSRVLKNFDLQTIDCLPVMPPEHKKAYIELIRGQTLELLTRYGKIDIIWFDGRGVGEDDPDPITIEEIRALQPQILINPRMHGKGDFSTPECSIPKTAPEGWWEVCHLLNDHGWGYTVHPYKSFEWWRETYETVHAMGGNFLTNVGPMPSGELPDVYFERMAQIKAYHFKGKK
- a CDS encoding Gfo/Idh/MocA family oxidoreductase produces the protein MHKVGIIGYGGMGSGWHPQRFEETGRAKAVAAYDINPVKLEKAEKDGLVACRSAEELLAMPDIDIIVVATPNNFHCKYSLAALEAGKNVLCEKPVMMNAAELEKVLAMANKTGKIFSAHQNRRFDRDFVTVKTAVEGGMIGKPFYIESRVQGCRGIPGDWRCVTAAGGGMIYDWGIHLLDQILWMEKPPVTEVYCHLLKVKYDVDDNFKLLLKFKNGLSALIEIDTYCFLPLPRWHVHGDHGTMVVDDWNCGGKIKKSKTLEMVWEEGVVWTEGGPTKTMAPRPRESVEELALPDVKTDVVDFSRNFLDAVEGRCPQLVRHDEMLRVMKVIDAAFRSGNEGICIKF